One Azospirillum sp. TSA2s genomic region harbors:
- a CDS encoding glycosyl hydrolase family 28-related protein: protein MTTSLLIPRGTPRVQYLADGMQRVFTYPFPIFADADLQVFLGAALQSTGYAVGGAGANAGGAVTFATAPAEGTVVLLRRRLPIERRSDFGESGPLPASALNGELDRLTAMLQQVAGDQELMLRYGDSDLPASPLLPERALRQGKLLAFDSAGNPTIRPPVDEEALATYVPPGAGATARPVRDKLADLASVKDFGAVGDGLVDDTLALQTALTSARAVFVPPGTYRIANTLTLGYGRTLYGVGQASVIRGASNGFDLIHLPDGYATLSGLRLEQGKAGVRLFGRDGPCVQNSLTDLTLWEPEVGLVFDGYIDPNLPCYWNNIARVLVARPSRHGVWLTRTGAGDTPNANRFHAVRVYSLSAPMSGCGFFVEQGRFNNAFFDCEANLWPQAEACFRVGAVTDKTLIVNFYAESLGALPNLQLDAGSVETAIVNLFSAAAGPAILDRSGGQYTAVNAGYPEKNRFQRSRVTELVVEALRYDTEYVEPVQGGVVALDLTSSVYLASAYGGAVELRLPKAGDANGHAVTIKRTDASVNPLTVTELGGPGPDGRTLSLGNRYDFVTLVSNGAGWWIVAGNSQPGNAHYHDTPGLFEPDLNQQLYLVSAWSGAVEVRLPAPSAPHAVGRTVTVKKSDTGGNRVTVTQVGGGGPDSEAIALTAQGHAVTAMSNGAGWHILGRNP from the coding sequence ATGACCACGTCGCTTCTCATCCCGCGCGGGACCCCGCGCGTGCAGTATCTCGCCGACGGCATGCAGCGGGTCTTCACCTACCCGTTCCCGATCTTCGCCGACGCGGATCTGCAGGTCTTCCTGGGCGCCGCGCTGCAGAGCACCGGATATGCCGTCGGCGGGGCCGGTGCCAACGCGGGCGGGGCGGTGACCTTCGCCACGGCGCCTGCGGAGGGGACCGTCGTGCTGCTGCGCCGCCGGCTGCCGATCGAACGGCGCAGCGACTTCGGCGAAAGCGGGCCGCTGCCGGCCTCCGCCCTCAATGGCGAGCTGGACCGGCTGACGGCGATGCTGCAGCAGGTGGCGGGCGACCAGGAGCTGATGCTGCGCTATGGCGACAGCGACCTGCCGGCTTCGCCGCTGTTGCCGGAGCGGGCCTTGCGCCAGGGCAAGCTGCTGGCCTTCGACAGCGCCGGCAATCCGACAATCCGCCCGCCGGTGGACGAGGAGGCGCTGGCGACCTATGTGCCGCCGGGTGCCGGGGCCACCGCCCGGCCGGTGCGCGACAAGCTGGCCGACCTCGCGTCGGTGAAGGATTTCGGCGCTGTGGGCGACGGGCTGGTCGACGACACGCTGGCCCTGCAGACGGCGCTGACCTCTGCCCGCGCGGTGTTCGTGCCGCCGGGAACCTACCGCATCGCCAACACGCTGACGCTCGGTTATGGGCGGACGCTGTACGGGGTGGGGCAGGCGTCGGTGATCCGTGGCGCGTCCAACGGCTTCGACCTGATCCATCTGCCGGACGGCTACGCCACCCTGTCGGGCCTGCGGCTGGAACAGGGCAAGGCCGGGGTGCGGCTGTTCGGGCGCGACGGGCCTTGCGTGCAGAACAGCCTGACCGACCTGACCCTGTGGGAGCCGGAGGTCGGACTGGTCTTCGACGGCTACATTGATCCGAACCTGCCTTGCTACTGGAACAACATCGCCCGCGTGCTGGTGGCGCGGCCGTCGCGGCACGGGGTGTGGCTGACGCGGACGGGGGCGGGCGACACGCCGAACGCCAACCGCTTCCACGCCGTGCGGGTCTATTCGCTGTCGGCGCCGATGAGCGGCTGCGGTTTCTTCGTCGAACAGGGGCGCTTCAACAACGCCTTCTTCGACTGCGAGGCCAATCTGTGGCCGCAGGCGGAGGCCTGCTTCCGTGTCGGCGCCGTCACCGACAAGACGCTGATCGTGAATTTCTACGCCGAATCGCTGGGCGCCCTGCCGAACCTGCAACTGGATGCCGGGTCGGTGGAGACGGCGATCGTCAACCTGTTCTCCGCCGCCGCCGGGCCGGCGATCCTCGACCGGTCGGGCGGGCAGTATACGGCGGTCAATGCCGGCTATCCGGAGAAGAACCGGTTTCAGCGCAGCCGCGTCACCGAGTTGGTGGTGGAGGCGTTGCGCTATGACACCGAGTATGTGGAGCCGGTCCAGGGCGGGGTGGTGGCGCTGGACCTGACCAGCTCGGTCTATCTGGCCAGCGCCTATGGCGGGGCGGTGGAGTTGCGGCTACCCAAGGCCGGGGATGCCAACGGCCATGCGGTGACGATCAAGCGCACCGATGCGTCGGTCAACCCGCTGACGGTGACCGAGCTTGGCGGACCGGGGCCGGATGGGCGGACGCTGTCGCTCGGCAACCGGTATGATTTCGTGACGCTGGTGTCGAACGGGGCGGGCTGGTGGATCGTCGCCGGCAACAGCCAGCCGGGCAACGCCCATTATCACGACACCCCCGGCCTGTTCGAGCCGGACCTGAACCAGCAGCTCTATCTGGTCAGCGCCTGGAGCGGGGCGGTGGAGGTGCGGCTGCCGGCGCCGTCGGCCCCGCATGCGGTCGGGCGGACGGTCACCGTCAAGAAGTCCGATACCGGCGGCAACCGCGTCACCGTCACCCAGGTTGGTGGCGGCGGACCGGACAGCGAGGCCATCGCGCTGACCGCGCAGGGCCACGCGGTGACGGCGATGTCCAACGGCGCCGGCTGGCACATCCTGGGGCGAAATCCATGA
- a CDS encoding phage capsid protein: MSTSIAQAFVKQFEREVHEAYQRMGSKLRNTVRSKNNVQGASTVFQKVGKGAASTKSRHGAVPVMNLDHTPVECALYDFYAGDWVDRLDELKTNIDERQIIANAGAYALGRKTDELLIAELNKSVNYAGSATDGLTKAKILTAFEMMGEADVPDDGQRYAVVGWKQWSQLLGIEEFASSDYVGTDELPWRGTQAKRWLGTLWLPHSGLTLNGGVRLCHWYHKTAVGHAAGADVKTDITWHGDRAAHFVNNMMSQGAALIDTTGVVTLRCLES, encoded by the coding sequence ATGTCGACCAGCATCGCCCAGGCTTTCGTCAAGCAGTTCGAGCGCGAGGTCCACGAGGCCTATCAGCGCATGGGCTCCAAGCTGCGCAACACAGTGCGCAGCAAGAACAACGTGCAGGGCGCCTCCACCGTCTTCCAGAAGGTGGGGAAGGGCGCCGCCTCCACCAAATCGCGGCACGGCGCGGTTCCGGTGATGAACCTGGACCACACGCCGGTGGAATGCGCGCTGTACGATTTTTATGCCGGCGACTGGGTCGACCGGCTGGACGAGCTGAAGACCAACATCGACGAGCGGCAGATCATCGCCAATGCCGGCGCCTACGCACTGGGCCGCAAGACCGACGAGCTGCTGATCGCCGAGTTGAACAAGTCCGTCAATTATGCCGGCAGCGCGACCGACGGGCTGACCAAGGCGAAGATCCTGACCGCCTTCGAGATGATGGGCGAGGCCGACGTGCCGGACGACGGCCAGCGCTATGCCGTCGTCGGCTGGAAGCAGTGGAGCCAGCTGCTGGGCATCGAGGAGTTCGCCAGCTCCGACTATGTCGGCACCGACGAGCTTCCCTGGCGCGGCACCCAGGCCAAGCGCTGGCTCGGCACGCTGTGGCTGCCGCATTCCGGCCTGACGCTGAACGGCGGCGTGCGACTCTGCCACTGGTACCACAAGACGGCGGTCGGCCATGCGGCGGGCGCCGACGTGAAGACCGACATCACCTGGCACGGCGACCGCGCGGCGCATTTCGTCAACAACATGATGAGCCAGGGCGCCGCGCTGATCGACACCACCGGCGTGGTCACCCTGCGCTGCCTGGAGAGCTGA
- a CDS encoding superoxide dismutase family protein gives MSCTPPRHLRLAPALLFAGLSLAAAPALAQQSAPAPAPAAQAAIADAQGKPLGTVTFTKFPHGILVHGQLEGLPPGWHGIHIHENGACTPDFKAAGGHFGAQGSKHGLESEHMHYGELPNIWANEAGKAGFEAITHMVSLTDGADGLFKQGGTSIIIHAQPDDYLSQPAGNSGDRLACGIIKKP, from the coding sequence ATGTCGTGCACCCCGCCCCGCCATCTGCGTCTTGCCCCGGCCCTGCTGTTCGCCGGCCTGTCGCTGGCAGCCGCTCCGGCACTGGCCCAGCAGTCCGCCCCGGCGCCTGCTCCCGCCGCCCAGGCCGCCATCGCCGACGCCCAGGGCAAGCCGCTGGGCACCGTCACCTTCACCAAGTTCCCGCACGGCATCCTGGTGCATGGCCAGTTGGAAGGGCTGCCGCCGGGCTGGCACGGCATCCACATCCATGAAAACGGCGCCTGCACCCCCGATTTCAAGGCGGCCGGCGGCCATTTCGGCGCCCAGGGCTCCAAGCACGGTCTCGAATCCGAGCACATGCATTACGGCGAGCTTCCCAACATCTGGGCCAACGAGGCCGGCAAGGCCGGGTTCGAGGCGATCACCCACATGGTCAGCCTGACCGACGGCGCCGACGGCCTGTTCAAGCAGGGCGGCACCTCGATCATCATCCACGCCCAGCCCGACGATTACCTCAGCCAGCCGGCCGGCAACTCCGGCGACCGCCTCGCCTGCGGCATCATCAAGAAGCCGTAA
- a CDS encoding Fur family transcriptional regulator produces the protein MTSRLEALCMEKGLKMTGQRRVISQVLSEADDHPDVEEVHRRAVQIDPRISIATVYRTMRLLEDAQVIERVDLGDGRARYEEATADHHHHLIDTRTGRIIEFASPELEAMKERIAHELGYKIVGHRLEIYGVPLDDAGDDAGDDARDEEERP, from the coding sequence ATGACGTCGCGTCTGGAAGCGTTGTGCATGGAGAAGGGGCTGAAGATGACCGGGCAGCGCCGTGTCATCTCCCAGGTGTTGTCGGAGGCGGACGACCATCCCGACGTCGAGGAGGTGCATCGCCGCGCCGTGCAGATCGATCCGCGCATCTCCATCGCCACCGTCTACCGCACCATGCGTCTGCTGGAGGACGCGCAGGTGATCGAGCGCGTCGATCTGGGCGACGGGCGTGCGCGCTACGAAGAGGCGACGGCCGACCACCACCACCACCTGATCGACACCCGCACCGGTCGGATCATCGAATTCGCCAGTCCGGAGCTGGAGGCGATGAAGGAGCGGATCGCCCACGAACTCGGCTACAAGATCGTCGGCCACCGGCTGGAAATCTACGGCGTGCCGCTGGACGACGCCGGTGACGACGCCGGTGACGACGCCCGGGATGAGGAGGAGCGTCCATGA
- a CDS encoding IS4 family transposase translates to MEPLDRRAVNRIVVRHRGNHGVGTGDNGWTCQRHLKAMLFAQFAGLKSLREIAEGLAAQPAGLYHTGLRPVSKSTLSDASAARPAAVFREIADLVMGGLARSVRQESRELVRLIDGSPIMLRDRRFNWAEADSRCRGLKLHLAYDPRAATPVHFAVETPKLSEIKVARRLPFVAGTTYVFDKGYTDYCWWHEITMAGALFVTRLKSNARRRVERTVEAVGDNIEADLRVKIGHKKPRGGATNPLYDTELREVVVARPDKEPLHLITNDLDRSAQEIADLYKERWQIELFFKWIKQNLKLKTFFGRSENAVRIQIYTALIAFCLLRLFQNTYAKNHVGGAKALKVRLKVALFEPFNTTNRCPTRPRPPQKRPPDRQLSLKLAEP, encoded by the coding sequence GTGGAACCTCTGGACCGTCGTGCGGTGAACAGGATTGTCGTGCGGCACCGGGGCAATCATGGGGTCGGGACGGGGGACAACGGCTGGACGTGCCAGCGGCACCTCAAGGCGATGCTTTTCGCCCAGTTCGCCGGGCTGAAGAGCCTTCGCGAGATTGCGGAGGGCTTGGCGGCCCAGCCGGCGGGCCTGTACCACACCGGGCTGCGTCCGGTGAGCAAGAGCACGCTCAGCGATGCCTCGGCGGCACGGCCTGCGGCGGTGTTCCGCGAGATTGCCGATCTGGTCATGGGCGGCTTGGCCCGATCGGTGCGTCAGGAAAGTCGGGAGTTGGTGCGGCTGATCGACGGCTCTCCGATCATGTTGCGGGACCGCCGCTTCAACTGGGCCGAAGCTGATTCTCGCTGCCGTGGCCTGAAGCTGCATCTGGCCTACGATCCGCGGGCGGCCACGCCGGTCCATTTTGCCGTGGAAACGCCTAAGCTTAGCGAAATCAAGGTCGCGCGGCGTCTGCCGTTCGTTGCCGGGACCACCTACGTCTTCGACAAGGGATACACGGATTATTGCTGGTGGCATGAGATCACCATGGCAGGGGCGCTGTTCGTGACCCGGCTGAAGAGCAATGCCCGCCGCCGGGTGGAGCGAACCGTCGAGGCGGTTGGCGACAACATCGAAGCGGACCTCCGGGTGAAGATCGGCCACAAGAAGCCGCGTGGCGGCGCGACCAACCCGCTCTACGACACCGAACTTCGTGAAGTGGTGGTGGCGCGCCCGGATAAGGAGCCACTCCATCTGATCACCAATGATCTTGACCGGTCTGCCCAGGAGATCGCCGATCTCTATAAGGAACGCTGGCAGATTGAGTTGTTCTTTAAGTGGATCAAACAGAACCTCAAGCTGAAGACATTCTTCGGTCGCTCAGAGAATGCCGTCAGAATTCAGATCTACACGGCATTGATTGCCTTCTGCTTGTTGCGGCTATTCCAGAACACCTACGCCAAAAACCACGTTGGCGGTGCGAAGGCCCTCAAGGTCAGGCTCAAGGTTGCACTCTTCGAACCTTTCAACACCACCAATCGCTGTCCGACAAGGCCACGGCCACCGCAAAAACGACCGCCAGACCGCCAACTCAGCCTCAAACTGGCCGAGCCCTGA
- a CDS encoding DEAD/DEAH box helicase: MTEFSGLGLIEPLLRAVAEEGYSTATPIQAGAIPLLLAGRDVLGLAQTGTGKTAAFTLPMLQRLFQNKKRVAAKSPRALILTPTRELALQIGDSFTTYGRHLPIRRTVIHGGVGQSPQVAAIARGTEVLIATPGRLLDLMAQNHVNLGGIELFVLDEADRMLDMGFIRDVRKVVAVLPKERQTLLFSATMPDAVVDLANSILTDAERIEVTPQSTTVERINQRVLFVERSDKRRLLADLLEDSAMARTIVFARTKHGADRIADHLKKAGIAADAIHGDKSQSARVRALESFRAGELRALVATDIAARGIDIDGISHVINFDLPNEPESYVHRIGRTARAGTDGSAVSFCDHEEVGYLKDIEKTIRQPIPSDTTHPYHAVDVAQIHASSKPPPRPKAPGSNRNQNNRNQQQARPANAAPKAAPKAAQQPTKAPQAAKTPQKPGKPAGAPRPDAARNDQNRHDRRPAPHAVSHGNSQGNGKQAPRAAGTPGGNTPLRRKPSAA; encoded by the coding sequence ATGACCGAATTTTCCGGCCTCGGCCTGATCGAGCCTCTTCTGCGCGCCGTCGCGGAGGAGGGATACTCCACGGCCACGCCGATCCAGGCCGGCGCCATCCCGCTTCTGCTGGCCGGCCGCGACGTGCTGGGCCTCGCCCAGACCGGCACCGGCAAGACCGCCGCATTCACGCTGCCGATGCTGCAGCGGCTGTTCCAGAACAAGAAGCGCGTGGCCGCCAAGTCGCCGCGCGCCCTGATCCTGACCCCGACGCGTGAACTGGCGCTGCAGATCGGCGACAGCTTCACCACCTACGGTCGCCATCTGCCGATCCGCCGCACCGTCATCCATGGCGGCGTCGGCCAGAGCCCGCAGGTCGCCGCCATCGCCCGCGGGACGGAGGTGCTGATCGCCACCCCCGGCCGCCTGCTCGACCTGATGGCGCAGAACCACGTCAATCTCGGCGGCATCGAGCTGTTCGTGCTGGACGAGGCCGACCGCATGCTCGACATGGGCTTCATCCGCGACGTGCGGAAGGTGGTGGCGGTTCTGCCGAAGGAACGGCAGACCCTGCTGTTCTCCGCCACCATGCCCGACGCGGTGGTGGACCTCGCGAACAGCATCCTGACCGATGCCGAGCGCATCGAGGTGACGCCGCAGTCGACGACGGTAGAGCGCATCAACCAGCGCGTCCTCTTCGTCGAGCGCAGCGACAAGCGCCGCCTGCTGGCCGATCTGCTGGAAGACAGCGCGATGGCCCGCACCATCGTCTTCGCCCGCACCAAGCATGGCGCCGACCGCATCGCCGACCATCTGAAGAAGGCCGGCATCGCCGCCGACGCCATCCATGGCGACAAGTCGCAGTCGGCCCGCGTCCGCGCGCTGGAAAGCTTCCGCGCCGGCGAATTGCGGGCGCTGGTGGCGACCGACATCGCCGCGCGCGGCATCGACATCGATGGCATCAGCCACGTCATCAACTTCGACCTGCCGAACGAGCCGGAAAGCTACGTCCACCGCATCGGCCGCACCGCGCGCGCCGGCACCGACGGCAGCGCGGTGTCCTTCTGCGACCATGAAGAGGTCGGCTATCTGAAGGACATCGAGAAGACGATCCGTCAGCCGATCCCGTCCGACACCACCCATCCCTACCACGCGGTGGACGTGGCGCAGATCCACGCCTCGTCCAAGCCGCCGCCCCGCCCCAAGGCACCGGGCAGCAACCGCAATCAGAACAACCGCAACCAGCAGCAGGCCCGCCCGGCGAACGCGGCGCCGAAGGCAGCCCCGAAGGCGGCGCAGCAGCCTACCAAGGCTCCGCAGGCTGCCAAGACCCCGCAGAAGCCTGGCAAGCCTGCCGGTGCGCCGCGTCCGGACGCCGCCCGCAACGACCAGAACCGCCACGACCGCCGCCCGGCTCCGCATGCCGTGTCGCACGGCAACAGCCAGGGCAACGGCAAGCAGGCGCCGCGCGCCGCCGGTACCCCCGGCGGCAACACCCCGCTGCGCCGCAAGCCCAGCGCCGCCTGA